A region from the Lysobacter antibioticus genome encodes:
- a CDS encoding AAA family ATPase, with amino-acid sequence MTFSPEPSAAEQAAARVRDAVHSATTGLVEREQLAELIVLAAVAQEHLLIIGPPGTAKSAVVRRVAAALGGRYFEYLLGRFTEPAELFGPVDLRRLREGVVETDVTGMLPEAEVAFLDEVFLGSTAILNTLLGVLNERRFRRGHTQLDCPLRVCVGAANALPDDESLAAFADRFLLHLFVEPVPDHQLEALLEGGWQAERAAVEHRTELADIDLLSRRVPQVSMGPARGLLADAIRRLRGAGLSLSDRRIVKVQRLIAAATVLAGRDTATAADLWPLFYVMPTREAQAAAQDALRDSLSAAANPTLRAAVEHAVLQPVSRAARLIEAARSCLHGAADAPAAATIAEALLREIDANFDPHSIPPELAAERARLVERVAAPT; translated from the coding sequence ATGACTTTTTCGCCCGAACCTTCCGCCGCAGAGCAGGCCGCGGCCCGCGTCCGCGATGCCGTCCATTCCGCCACCACCGGTCTGGTCGAGCGCGAGCAACTCGCCGAGCTGATCGTGCTCGCCGCGGTCGCCCAGGAACACCTGCTGATCATCGGCCCGCCCGGCACCGCCAAGAGCGCGGTGGTGCGGCGTGTCGCTGCCGCGCTCGGCGGCCGTTACTTCGAATACCTGCTCGGGCGCTTCACCGAGCCGGCCGAATTGTTCGGCCCGGTCGACCTGCGCCGGCTGCGCGAGGGCGTGGTCGAGACCGACGTCACCGGCATGTTGCCGGAGGCCGAAGTCGCCTTCCTCGACGAGGTCTTCCTCGGTTCGACCGCGATCCTCAACACCTTGCTCGGCGTGCTCAACGAGCGCCGCTTCCGTCGTGGCCACACCCAGCTCGACTGCCCGCTGCGGGTCTGCGTCGGCGCCGCGAATGCCTTGCCCGACGACGAGTCGCTGGCGGCGTTCGCCGACCGCTTCCTGTTGCACCTGTTCGTCGAGCCGGTGCCGGACCATCAACTCGAAGCTCTGCTCGAAGGCGGTTGGCAGGCCGAGCGCGCGGCCGTGGAGCACCGCACCGAACTGGCCGACATCGACCTGCTGAGCCGGCGCGTGCCGCAGGTGAGCATGGGCCCGGCGCGCGGCCTGCTGGCCGATGCGATCCGCAGATTGCGCGGCGCCGGCCTGAGCCTGTCGGACCGGCGCATCGTCAAGGTCCAGCGCCTGATCGCCGCGGCGACCGTGCTTGCCGGCCGCGACACCGCGACCGCCGCCGACCTGTGGCCGCTGTTCTACGTGATGCCGACCCGCGAGGCACAGGCGGCGGCCCAGGACGCCTTGCGCGATTCGCTGTCGGCGGCGGCCAACCCGACCCTGCGCGCCGCGGTCGAACACGCCGTGTTGCAGCCGGTGTCGCGCGCCGCGCGCCTGATCGAAGCCGCGCGCAGTTGCCTGCACGGCGCGGCCGACGCACCGGCCGCGGCGACGATAGCGGAGGCCCTGCTGCGCGAGATCGACGCCAACTTCGACCCGCATTCGATTCCGCCCGAGCTCGCCGCCGAACGCGCGCGGTTGGTCGAACGGGTCGCCGCGCCGACATGA
- a CDS encoding ATP-binding protein, producing MPDTSLDDLLAALAASPHNPALGMLVVNACLNESDPDALIRAIELGGDALLADPTQRDAALRLLLEHRHDERVVRIAPENSAASLFARSRLLLGEGRREDARSLYQQAIALNPALEDAALATELAGKVISLANARRMQSGSLQTSIANDDTDADDVSRLLQPPEARIGFADVGGLDEVKHQIRRRIITPFLKPSLFERFKRRSGGGILLYGPPGCGKTLLARATAGECGARFYNVAITDVLDMYIGESERKLHAIFETARRTAPAVVFFDEIEAIGGKRQYSREATSAKLVSQFLTELDGFGQNNQGVLILGATNVPWAVDAAFRRPGRFDRVLFVPPPDDPARRAILDLLLRERPLGDDIDSTEIARLSSGYSGADLRNLVETAIDEAIEASIDQGREIPLTMSHLRAALKDTRSTTLEWLTTARNHARYANQGGQYDEVLEFLKRHGGG from the coding sequence ATGCCCGATACCTCCCTCGACGATCTGCTCGCCGCGCTCGCCGCCAGCCCGCACAACCCGGCGCTCGGCATGCTGGTCGTGAACGCCTGCCTGAACGAATCCGACCCGGACGCACTGATCCGTGCGATCGAACTCGGCGGCGACGCCCTGCTGGCCGACCCGACCCAGCGCGACGCCGCGCTGCGCCTGCTGCTGGAGCACCGCCACGATGAACGCGTGGTACGGATCGCCCCGGAGAATTCGGCGGCGTCGCTGTTCGCGCGTTCGCGCCTGCTGCTCGGCGAAGGCCGCCGCGAAGACGCGCGCAGCCTGTACCAGCAGGCCATCGCTCTCAACCCGGCGCTGGAAGACGCGGCCCTGGCGACCGAGCTGGCCGGCAAGGTGATCTCGCTGGCCAATGCGCGGCGCATGCAGTCGGGCAGCCTGCAGACCAGCATCGCCAACGACGACACCGATGCCGACGACGTGTCGCGGCTGTTGCAGCCGCCGGAAGCGCGGATCGGTTTCGCCGACGTCGGCGGCCTGGACGAGGTCAAGCACCAGATCCGCCGCCGCATCATCACTCCCTTCCTCAAGCCCTCGCTGTTCGAGCGCTTCAAGCGCCGCTCCGGCGGCGGCATCCTGCTGTACGGCCCGCCCGGCTGCGGCAAGACCCTGCTCGCCCGCGCCACCGCCGGCGAGTGCGGCGCGCGTTTCTACAACGTGGCCATCACCGACGTACTGGACATGTATATCGGCGAGTCCGAGCGCAAGCTGCATGCGATCTTCGAGACCGCGCGGCGCACCGCTCCGGCGGTGGTGTTCTTCGACGAGATCGAGGCCATCGGCGGCAAGCGCCAGTACTCGCGCGAGGCCACCTCGGCCAAACTGGTCAGCCAGTTCCTGACCGAGCTCGACGGCTTCGGCCAGAACAACCAGGGCGTGCTGATCCTCGGCGCGACCAACGTGCCGTGGGCGGTCGACGCCGCGTTCCGCCGCCCCGGCCGCTTCGACCGGGTGCTGTTCGTGCCGCCGCCGGACGACCCGGCGCGGCGTGCCATCCTCGATCTGCTGCTGCGCGAGCGCCCGCTCGGCGACGACATCGACAGCACCGAGATCGCGCGCCTGAGCTCGGGTTATTCCGGCGCCGACCTGCGCAACCTGGTCGAGACCGCGATCGACGAGGCCATCGAGGCGTCGATCGACCAGGGCCGGGAAATACCGCTGACCATGAGCCACCTGCGCGCGGCCTTGAAAGACACCCGTTCGACCACCCTGGAATGGCTGACCACGGCGCGCAATCACGCCCGTTACGCCAATCAGGGCGGCCAGTACGACGAGGTGCTGGAATTCCTCAAGCGCCACGGAGGCGGCTGA
- a CDS encoding tetratricopeptide repeat protein translates to MNDASQSYWLQMAERYYAHGQIDEAIDVLLRLLGEDPDQAGAHAFLALCLVKRKRLHAAALEAARALELEPDSPFAHLAAAIVATAGRRFRDAETHLQSARELDPDSASIADAFARLYNAWGRDAQALDEARRACELEPADVDYQALLASLELRRGERQKAETLAREVLAAHPEHVEALCVLGHCELAAGRTDSARDHAVWALQIDPMDAEALTLMAAVKARRSWLLGVWWRFQSYISAGSRTRAVVLLLGIFLLYRIALIALPEHGLSHWAGPLSYLWLGFCAYTWIAPGLFWRSIKRELEQVKLRPGF, encoded by the coding sequence ATGAACGACGCCAGCCAAAGTTATTGGTTGCAGATGGCCGAGCGCTACTACGCCCACGGCCAGATCGACGAAGCCATCGACGTGTTGCTGCGCCTGCTCGGCGAAGACCCCGACCAGGCCGGCGCGCACGCCTTCCTGGCCCTGTGCCTGGTCAAGCGCAAGCGCCTGCATGCGGCCGCGCTGGAAGCCGCGCGCGCACTCGAACTCGAACCCGACTCGCCGTTCGCGCACCTGGCCGCGGCGATCGTGGCGACCGCGGGCCGGCGTTTCCGCGACGCCGAAACCCATCTGCAGTCGGCGCGCGAACTCGACCCGGACTCGGCCTCCATCGCCGACGCCTTCGCCCGCCTCTACAACGCCTGGGGCCGCGATGCGCAGGCCCTGGACGAAGCGCGCCGCGCCTGCGAGCTCGAGCCGGCCGATGTCGATTACCAGGCCCTGCTGGCCTCGCTGGAACTGCGCCGCGGCGAACGCCAGAAAGCCGAGACTCTGGCGCGCGAGGTGCTGGCCGCGCATCCCGAACACGTCGAGGCCTTGTGCGTGCTCGGCCATTGCGAACTCGCCGCCGGCCGCACCGACAGCGCCCGCGACCACGCCGTCTGGGCGCTGCAGATCGACCCGATGGACGCCGAGGCGCTGACCCTGATGGCGGCGGTGAAAGCACGCCGCAGTTGGCTGCTCGGGGTGTGGTGGCGGTTCCAGAGCTACATCAGCGCCGGTTCGCGCACCCGCGCGGTGGTGCTGTTGCTCGGCATCTTCCTGCTCTACCGCATCGCCCTGATCGCCCTGCCCGAGCATGGCCTGTCGCACTGGGCCGGACCGCTGTCCTACCTGTGGCTGGGGTTTTGCGCCTACACCTGGATCGCACCGGGCCTGTTCTGGCGCTCGATCAAGCGCGAGCTGGAACAGGTCAAACTGCGCCCGGGGTTCTGA
- a CDS encoding rhomboid family intramembrane serine protease, with product MFSSIPPVVRKLLIANVVVFILQALLSQGDATRSWVLWSQLWPWLPSDIPAAGNFMPWQLLTSGFMHGGIGHLVFNMLALVMFGASLEYEWGAKRFAIYYFTCLIGSALLQLLIASIAARQGDIYVTLGASGAVYGLLLAYGMLFPNRRVTLLPFPIVLKARTLVIIYAIAAVFYGVFTQGTGVAHFAHLGGMLVGWLTILYWRKRPPGGGSGGPRRDPRLEALRQRRRTTKLRVVK from the coding sequence ATGTTTTCCAGTATCCCGCCGGTCGTCAGGAAACTGCTGATCGCCAATGTCGTCGTATTCATCCTGCAAGCGCTGTTGAGCCAAGGCGATGCGACGCGCAGTTGGGTGCTGTGGTCCCAGTTGTGGCCGTGGCTGCCGTCGGATATTCCGGCCGCCGGCAACTTCATGCCGTGGCAATTGCTGACCTCGGGCTTCATGCATGGCGGCATCGGCCACCTCGTGTTCAATATGCTGGCGCTGGTGATGTTCGGCGCTTCGCTCGAATACGAATGGGGCGCCAAGCGTTTCGCCATCTATTACTTCACCTGCCTGATCGGTTCGGCGTTGTTGCAGTTGCTGATCGCCTCGATCGCCGCGCGCCAGGGCGACATCTATGTGACGCTGGGCGCTTCGGGTGCGGTCTACGGCCTGTTGCTCGCCTACGGCATGTTGTTCCCGAACCGGCGCGTGACCTTGCTGCCGTTCCCGATCGTGCTCAAGGCGCGCACGCTGGTGATCATCTATGCGATCGCCGCGGTGTTCTACGGTGTGTTCACCCAGGGCACCGGCGTCGCTCATTTCGCTCACCTCGGCGGCATGCTGGTCGGCTGGCTGACGATCCTGTATTGGCGCAAGCGACCGCCGGGCGGCGGCAGCGGCGGCCCTCGCCGCGACCCGCGCCTGGAAGCGCTGCGCCAGCGCCGGCGGACCACCAAGTTGCGCGTGGTCAAGTAA
- a CDS encoding MGMT family protein: protein MDSETAAKRIRAAIRAIPKGEVAGYGEVARRAGLPGRARLVARLLSENDDAKLPWHRVLRSDGRIALPEGSAGYREQCQRLRAEGITVVNGRVRGQRAAPTLDSQIWGPAD, encoded by the coding sequence ATGGACAGCGAAACTGCCGCAAAACGCATCCGGGCCGCGATCCGCGCCATTCCCAAGGGCGAAGTGGCGGGCTACGGCGAGGTCGCGCGCCGCGCCGGACTGCCCGGACGGGCCCGTCTGGTCGCGCGCCTGCTCAGCGAGAACGACGACGCCAAACTGCCCTGGCATCGGGTGCTGCGTTCGGACGGGCGCATCGCGCTGCCGGAAGGCTCGGCCGGTTATCGCGAGCAGTGCCAGCGCCTGCGCGCCGAAGGCATCACGGTGGTGAACGGGCGCGTGCGCGGTCAGCGCGCCGCGCCGACGCTGGATTCGCAGATCTGGGGCCCGGCCGACTGA
- a CDS encoding inorganic phosphate transporter — MLTLVLVVIVAALIFEYVNGFHDTANSIATVVATKVLSPMQAVILAASTNLIGALWGTAVAKTIASGLIDAGVVEVGSQLILCALLGGIIWNLITWWLGLPSSSSHALIGGLCGAAIAAASNDWHAVVWSHPAEPIWKSAGVLWKVIVPMFTSPVLGFTAGFLVMGVLFAIISFMARSGGVLARIARPRWVNSFFGKAQLVSAAGMGFAHGMNDAQKTMGIIALALMSAQQAGTLDNLPAWLAFLHPSPNAIAHNDIDTWIKLTCAVVMAAGTAAGGWRIIKTLGHKLVKLHPIHGFAAETSAASVIMFASSLGIPVSTTHNISAAIMGVGTAKRFNSIKWTVVEKMIWAWILTIPAAGGIAYALFETMRFFGWI; from the coding sequence ATGCTGACGCTCGTCCTGGTGGTGATAGTCGCGGCTCTGATCTTCGAGTACGTCAACGGCTTCCACGACACCGCCAATTCCATCGCGACCGTGGTCGCGACCAAGGTGCTGTCGCCGATGCAGGCGGTGATCCTGGCCGCGTCGACCAATCTGATCGGCGCCCTGTGGGGCACGGCGGTCGCCAAGACCATCGCCTCGGGCCTGATCGACGCCGGCGTGGTCGAGGTCGGCTCGCAGCTGATCCTGTGCGCGCTGCTCGGCGGCATCATCTGGAACCTGATCACCTGGTGGCTGGGCCTGCCGTCCTCGTCCTCGCACGCCTTGATCGGCGGCCTGTGCGGCGCGGCGATCGCCGCGGCCTCGAACGACTGGCACGCGGTGGTCTGGTCGCACCCGGCCGAGCCGATCTGGAAGAGCGCCGGCGTGCTGTGGAAGGTGATCGTGCCGATGTTCACCTCGCCGGTGCTGGGCTTCACCGCCGGCTTCCTGGTGATGGGCGTGCTGTTCGCGATCATCTCGTTCATGGCGCGCAGCGGCGGCGTGCTGGCGCGGATCGCGCGGCCGCGCTGGGTCAACAGTTTCTTCGGCAAGGCGCAGTTGGTCAGCGCCGCCGGCATGGGCTTCGCCCACGGCATGAACGATGCGCAGAAAACCATGGGCATCATCGCCCTGGCGCTGATGAGCGCGCAGCAGGCCGGTACGCTCGATAATCTGCCGGCGTGGCTGGCGTTCCTGCATCCCTCGCCGAACGCGATCGCCCACAACGACATCGACACCTGGATCAAGCTGACCTGCGCGGTGGTGATGGCCGCCGGTACCGCCGCCGGCGGCTGGCGCATCATCAAGACCCTTGGCCATAAGCTGGTCAAGCTGCACCCGATCCACGGCTTCGCCGCCGAGACCAGCGCCGCCTCGGTGATCATGTTCGCGTCCTCGCTGGGCATTCCGGTGTCGACCACCCACAACATCTCCGCCGCGATCATGGGCGTGGGCACGGCCAAGCGTTTCAACTCGATCAAGTGGACCGTGGTCGAGAAGATGATCTGGGCCTGGATCCTGACCATCCCGGCCGCCGGCGGCATCGCCTATGCGCTGTTCGAGACGATGCGGTTCTTCGGTTGGATCTGA
- a CDS encoding DUF47 domain-containing protein, which produces MFSLQTIFGQGNQFYTLLEEAAVAAHDSTKALHAMLKESDRQPALDAFKLARQRERETSDKISQELVDSFITPIEREDIESLSSALYKIPKQVEKFADRYSLATRHLEHIDFAPRAAMLEQAAGVVVKMVHQLRQLKLEPMKALNDQLRALENEADRLMLELYRDIYSGQLDNLQMFLLKEFFEILEKAIDRCREAGVVAYQIVLKNS; this is translated from the coding sequence ATGTTTTCCCTGCAGACCATTTTCGGCCAAGGCAACCAGTTCTATACCCTGCTGGAGGAGGCCGCCGTCGCCGCCCACGACAGCACCAAGGCCCTGCACGCCATGCTCAAGGAGTCCGACCGCCAGCCGGCGCTGGACGCGTTCAAGCTGGCCCGCCAGCGCGAGCGCGAGACCTCCGACAAGATCAGCCAGGAGCTGGTCGACAGCTTCATCACCCCGATCGAGCGCGAGGACATCGAGTCGCTGAGCTCGGCCCTGTACAAGATCCCCAAGCAGGTCGAGAAGTTCGCCGACCGCTATTCGCTGGCGACCCGCCACCTGGAGCACATCGACTTCGCGCCGCGCGCGGCGATGCTGGAACAGGCCGCCGGGGTGGTGGTGAAGATGGTCCACCAACTGCGCCAGCTCAAGCTGGAGCCGATGAAGGCGCTCAACGACCAACTGCGCGCGCTCGAGAACGAGGCCGACCGGCTGATGCTCGAGCTGTACCGCGACATTTATTCGGGCCAGCTCGACAACCTGCAGATGTTCCTGCTCAAGGAGTTCTTCGAGATCCTGGAAAAGGCGATCGACCGCTGCCGCGAGGCCGGCGTGGTCGCCTACCAGATCGTCCTGAAAAACTCCTGA
- a CDS encoding hemolysin family protein gives MLELLIVMALIVVNAFFALSEMALMTSRKLRLKQMAEDPAHPSRGARVALQLAEHPDNLLSTVQVGITAIGVLTGTFGGESIGLAIAGWLSGVLPGAAEYARSIGIGTAVTLITASSVIFGELIPKRLALTNPEKIASSVAIVLAGLARFAKPVVAALGAINRLVLRLLGIKDDARSEISEEEIRLLVSESHEQGVIDADERKMMNRVLSLGDRTAESLMTPRTRIAWLDAGATIEDNLAAMRESPFSRFPVYRGGDQDVLGVLEAKTLLRNLGVGSLPDLFGQLTEALFVSESTHALKLLEIFREEQQSLALVVDEYGDVTGLVTVNDLMGAVIGRIQTAESDDQPGPVVQREDGSYLIDGALPVEELREVIGGGRLPDEDEHDFHTAAGMVIAHFGRIPHVGEHFSWLGWRVEVIDLDGPRIDKLLLHRHLPKPPESSDDDSSG, from the coding sequence ATGCTGGAACTTCTGATCGTCATGGCCCTGATCGTCGTCAACGCCTTCTTCGCACTGTCGGAGATGGCGCTGATGACCTCGCGCAAGCTGCGCTTGAAGCAGATGGCCGAAGACCCCGCCCACCCCAGCCGCGGCGCCCGTGTCGCCCTGCAACTGGCCGAACACCCCGACAACCTGCTCTCGACCGTGCAGGTCGGCATCACCGCGATCGGCGTGCTTACCGGCACCTTCGGCGGCGAGTCGATCGGCCTGGCCATCGCCGGCTGGCTCAGCGGCGTGCTGCCGGGCGCGGCCGAGTACGCGCGCAGCATCGGCATCGGTACCGCGGTCACCCTCATCACCGCCTCCAGCGTCATCTTCGGCGAGCTGATCCCCAAGCGGCTGGCGCTGACCAATCCGGAAAAGATCGCCAGTTCGGTGGCGATCGTCCTGGCCGGACTGGCCCGCTTCGCCAAGCCGGTGGTTGCCGCGCTCGGCGCGATCAACCGCCTGGTGCTGCGCCTGCTCGGCATCAAGGACGACGCCCGCAGCGAAATCAGCGAAGAAGAGATCCGCCTGTTGGTGTCGGAAAGCCACGAGCAGGGCGTGATCGACGCCGACGAGCGCAAGATGATGAATCGCGTGCTCAGCCTGGGCGATCGCACCGCCGAAAGCCTGATGACCCCGCGCACCCGCATCGCCTGGCTCGACGCCGGCGCGACCATCGAGGACAACCTGGCGGCCATGCGCGAATCGCCGTTCTCGCGCTTCCCGGTCTACCGCGGCGGCGACCAGGACGTGCTGGGCGTGCTCGAAGCCAAGACCCTGCTGCGCAATCTCGGGGTCGGCAGCCTGCCCGACCTGTTCGGCCAGCTGACCGAAGCCTTGTTCGTGTCCGAGTCGACCCACGCCCTCAAGCTGCTGGAGATCTTCCGCGAGGAACAGCAGTCGCTGGCCCTGGTGGTCGACGAGTACGGCGACGTCACCGGCCTGGTCACGGTCAACGACCTGATGGGCGCGGTGATCGGCCGCATCCAGACCGCCGAGTCCGACGACCAGCCCGGCCCGGTGGTGCAGCGCGAGGACGGCTCGTACTTGATCGACGGCGCCCTGCCGGTGGAAGAGCTGCGCGAAGTGATCGGCGGCGGGCGCCTGCCCGACGAGGACGAGCATGATTTCCACACTGCCGCCGGCATGGTGATCGCCCACTTCGGCCGCATCCCGCACGTCGGCGAGCACTTCAGCTGGCTGGGTTGGCGGGTCGAGGTGATCGACCTCGACGGGCCGCGCATCGACAAACTGCTGCTGCACCGCCATCTGCCGAAACCGCCGGAGTCCAGCGACGATGACAGCAGCGGCTGA